TTAAAATTCTTTTCGGCCCTTCATGAAAAAACTGAGATAATTAAGTTTAGGAAAAGTCAGAATTAAACGCATCTACATAATGAATAATGAAGTAATACTTAAAACAAAATGTACACATTAATTACACTACCAATTTTTCTTGATATATGTTAAAACGGCTAAGTATCCAAAGTTTCaaacatttatcttcttaagaATTATTGTGCTGCCTTACTAggcaaaaatataaaacacTATTACTCATTTGTTTTTAAGCTTTTTAAATCTTCCATGCGCAGATATCACCATGTATCTTCTGCATCGCTACCCTAACTTGGCCACTATTTCTGATTCAAATGGTAGCAGCATTATACTTAATGTTCTGTCAAAATTGCCATCTCACTTTCAAAGTGGACAAAATATTACCTCCTTATTGATAGGAAAGCTTTACAAAAGTAAGTACCTTTTTTTAAGCATAATTCTTTTGTACAAAATGCTTGATTGTAATACTCTTTTGGAATTATTGTAACTTAACATTTCTTATACTTTATCAGGTTTCCCCCCGAAAGATGAATATGGAAATAAAATATGGAATGCAATTCAAACTCTTCGTATGTTATCTTTGTAACTTAAGATTCTCTAGATGTATCTTTCtcttaacttttctttttcttataaaatagaCAATTTCATTTGCAGATCCTGGCTTAAAGCTAACTATAGATACGAATTTGAGACATGTATATGCTGTGAGATTGGCTGAATTAATCATCTCACAAGCTTCAACCATGAATTCGAATGACGGTCCATTTTGGCAATCTTTTGTGAGTCCGGAAATTATTTTCAGTGCAACATCATCTGGTGTAGTTGAAATTTTAAGGATTTGTTTTCTCTATATTCCTGATTTGGTTTGGACTAACATTCCAAATGAAGGAAACGTGGTTCAAATTGCCATCAAGAATAGGCAAGAAAAAGTTTTTAGACTTCTTTGTAAGATGCCAATAATTTGCAAGCTTTTAGTGTTGGCAATAGATGAATCAAATAACACTGCATCACACCTAGCAGCAAGGTTTACTTCTAAAATAGAATCAAATTCAGGTGAAGCATTGCAAATGATAAGAGAGTTACAGTGGTTTCaggtttgtttattttaaattcgcCACATGTAGTTTTGTATAattaaattgtatcaaaatattattaacatAGCTACATACATCATCAACAGGAAATAGAGAATTTGGATGACCCTCTCCATAAAGAAGTTAAAAACAAAGATGGTAAAACAGCTTCCCAAGTGTTCATGGAAGAACATAAACCATTAATTAAAGAAGCGAAGAATTGGATAAAGGATAGATCAAACTCTTGTATGGTAGTGGCAACTCTTATTGCTACAATCACCTTTGCGGCTGCAATAACTGTACCTGGAGGTAACAACCAGGACAAAGGAACACCAATATTCTTGCCAAATCACAAATTCGGCGTGTTTATGTGGTCCAATGCAGTAGCTTTCTTTTCCTCACTGACTTCTCTTCTGGTGTTTATAGCAAACATGAATGGATACTACACTGAAGAAGAATTTGTGATTGTATTACCTCAAAGATTAGTAATCGGTTTGAACTTCTTGTTTGTTGCTGTGGTGACAACAATGGTAGCATTTATTGGAGCTCTGTCTTTGTTTCTAGAGGACAGATTCAAAAATTTTACAACTATTATTTGGTCATTGGCTTCTATTCCATTTTTAATATCTGTAATGCTTCTGCTTCCATCTACTACTGTGGAGTTACTATATAAAAAGCTTTATGATCCTAAAAAAGGGTctatatgactatttttttttttttttgcatttctGTTTACCAACACAATCCAAAGCATTATTTAGGTAACATCTAAAACATCTCTATTTTCTGTAaactatattttcatatatCTATGGATAAATATATCACCTTATGAATTAATAGCTGTTATTTTAGATGATTTTACATGTATGTTAGTGATTATTGGGATATTTCGTGTGCATTAGATTACTAATTATAAGTTTGTGATTAtcgttttattttaattatttgtatttacTTATGAATAATTATCTTGATAGATGATTGATGATGTTGTAGAGTCcctattttatttgtatttacCTCATCTAGAGTGCCAATCCCACCAGGAAGGGCAACAACAGCAGTTTTATCTAGTGAATTGTTCCTCACTATAGCATCGACCAGTCCATACTTCCTTGCATAGAAAAACCTGAACTATAAACATTCTAGGCAGTTAATAGCAGtcacatttaatttttattttctcctatttgaatgttgttaagaagtctcacatcgttTGCAAGATGACAtgaatatgtatttataaagtagaggcaatTCTCACTTTACAAGACGGTTTTGTAACGATGAGTTAGGTCAAAActaaattctaagatggtatcaaagcTAGGCCCAACACACAATTTTAAGATAGTATCAGAGCATCTCCACAATatgttgggccacctgttattaGGTTTGTGttatcgggccacccaccgtttatatccgcACTCCAAGCCCAATAGCGTTGGGTGCGAGGggatgtgttaagaagtcccataTCGCTTGCGAGATagcctgaatatatgtttataaagcaAATGCAATCCTCattttacaagccggttttgtaaggatgagttaggccttaTTGAGATATTCTATATTTATGACTAGGATATTATGGTTTTATGACTTGATACTTATTACCTATTTGGTGACTCATGTACTTGTATATATACAATGTATATTCCTCTTTCAATATATGAAATAAACAAACTTCAGTTTCAAGTGGCCCAAAACATTCTAAGAAATGTAAAAAGATATGATCCTGTTATGAGTGTGCATAAGTTGAGTTGGAATAGGTTTGACCAAACTTCCTTTGGTTTGAGCTGGATACTCAACCCCTagtttttacaaaaaaacttGACCAAACGAGCTTGTGACGACGGGTTGAGTCAGGCTGGGTTTACAGGTcgtaaaggaaaaaatatatttttattctttattctAAAAATATTGTATCTACGCCAAAATGCTTCTGTTACTTAAACATTCCAAAAACCATACATAATTTCAAGCAAAAATATGAAGTAAAAATCATATACTCTCAAGAAAACATActaaatttgaggaaaaaattgAATCGGGACAGGTTGACTAGTTTGAAATTCTAAAGCTGTCATGAACTACACATTCTAATTTAATCGGGTGCAAGTAAAATACAGGTTAGTTTGAGTTAGGCGGTTGTGTTGATCGGTTCAACCCAAATGTGTGTACATCTCTAGATCCTATTGGAGTGAGAATGACAGATTTTTCATACACTAGTAGCAATAACTCATGTTGCAACATGGATCAAAAGAGAGTACtatgaattaattaaataaagcAAGGGTTGTGGATTACCTGCAGGTAAGGTAATTTTCTGATGGTTATAGGTGAAAGTTTGATGCTGTCCATTCCCTGGCTTCTTTTCATATCTTTAATCCGCCAACTGGTTTCCCTGCCAGCAGAACGCCTCGAGTAACAGCGTCCATTAGTCCTGGTCCAGCTCCTGAACATGTAATGCAGTCCAAATGATTTGTTATATGCGAAGAAATCTAAGCATATCTGCCAAAGAAGAACTTTGTCACCGTATCAATTGTTTGTGTGAGAAAACATTATTGGCTAACAAAAGAACGAGAATTTGTATAATACTCACCGGCAAGTAACCAAGAAAAGAAGCAAAAAGCTATTGTAAGAATTGACTTGCCCCATTAGCCAATTCTTGTGCTTGGACATAATGTGAATGGCTCGAGCCCATCCTAGAAGAACCTAGATACACAACTCCTCTTCCTAATCTATTTATGAGTTCATAACATTGTTTGATCTCTTCTTTAACCTGtaataatgaaaagaaaaaaaaccgaGAACTACAGAAATGATTTGTATATAGTCATTAGACGAA
This portion of the Trifolium pratense cultivar HEN17-A07 linkage group LG3, ARS_RC_1.1, whole genome shotgun sequence genome encodes:
- the LOC123915219 gene encoding uncharacterized protein LOC123915219, with translation MPIICKLLVLAIDESNNTASHLAARFTSKIESNSGEALQMIRELQWFQEIENLDDPLHKEVKNKDGKTASQVFMEEHKPLIKEAKNWIKDRSNSCMVVATLIATITFAAAITVPGGNNQDKGTPIFLPNHKFGVFMWSNAVAFFSSLTSLLVFIANMNGYYTEEEFVIVLPQRLVIGLNFLFVAVVTTMVAFIGALSLFLEDRFKNFTTIIWSLASIPFLISVMLLLPSTTVELLYKKLYDPKKGSI
- the LOC123915220 gene encoding uncharacterized protein LOC123915220, which produces MIEAASAVKEEIKQCYELINRLGRGVVYLGSSRMGSSHSHYVQAQELANGICLDFFAYNKSFGLHYMFRSWTRTNGRCYSRRSAGRETSWRIKDMKRSQGMDSIKLSPITIRKLPYLQFRFFYARKYGLVDAIVRNNSLDKTAVVALPGGIGTLDEIYENIVYRK